A genomic region of Chitinimonas arctica contains the following coding sequences:
- a CDS encoding CPBP family intramembrane glutamic endopeptidase yields MLALPWIAIFLAAPTTSLFNLRWLGLALLTVGYGAALINGQLGIVATLPIALLALAAYAVSPQRKAYFRYLGHALYLILAIALCLHKLPGFQNVLVIDAQRFTADAQPFTMYLNLDKPLAGFWLLLVLPWIRPVHDLLRALKWGAACLLATASIGFATALLLGVVAWAPKLPSDSGIWLLNNLFLVTLTEEALFRGYIQGGLGRLLERHAHGATLALVIASLLFGLAHAGGGWQMIVLAGIAGLGYGLAFQRGGLLAAWLTHFGFNALHFFLFTYPLLELAKH; encoded by the coding sequence ATGCTAGCTTTGCCATGGATAGCCATTTTCCTCGCTGCGCCGACCACCTCGCTTTTCAATCTTCGCTGGCTGGGGCTGGCCTTGCTAACCGTCGGCTATGGCGCCGCGTTGATAAACGGGCAGCTCGGCATCGTGGCCACGCTTCCCATCGCGCTACTGGCCTTGGCCGCATACGCCGTATCGCCGCAACGAAAAGCGTACTTCCGCTACCTGGGCCATGCGCTGTACCTGATCCTGGCCATCGCCCTGTGCCTGCACAAGCTGCCAGGCTTTCAAAACGTGCTGGTGATCGACGCACAGCGTTTTACCGCCGACGCCCAGCCGTTCACGATGTATCTGAACCTCGACAAGCCCTTGGCCGGCTTCTGGTTGCTGCTGGTACTGCCTTGGATACGCCCGGTTCACGACCTCCTGCGGGCACTGAAATGGGGCGCGGCCTGCTTGCTCGCTACGGCATCGATTGGATTCGCGACTGCCTTGCTGCTGGGCGTAGTTGCGTGGGCACCCAAACTACCGTCCGACAGCGGAATCTGGCTGCTGAACAATCTATTCCTGGTCACCTTGACCGAAGAGGCCTTGTTCCGTGGCTATATCCAGGGCGGCCTGGGACGGCTGCTCGAGCGGCATGCCCACGGTGCCACGCTTGCTCTGGTGATCGCTTCGCTCTTGTTCGGGCTGGCACATGCCGGGGGCGGCTGGCAGATGATCGTACTCGCCGGTATCGCAGGCCTAGGCTATGGTTTGGCATTTCAACGCGGTGGCCTGCTGGCCGCCTGGCTGACACACTTCGGCTTCAATGCCTTGCATTTCTTCCTGTTCACCTACCCGCTGCTTGAATTGGCGAAACACTAA
- a CDS encoding ATP-binding protein: MRTKLMVSLVSFGLLIVATMYFTVRWGFEQGFTAFIDHSQRQMAIGLQYMLQTRYATPEKWRQILESPPAWRSAMESIVPNMPEPPRGKERPPSAMPSQQAGGSPPQLPHRPQVPIVLLDEQQRVLMGPRFPIDKLEKFPIRGTDGHLYGYLGRMPVRSDAKFNSADNVFFSSLQRLLLVGCGAAAMLAIILSWPLSRLLLRPVQRIDEALARLAARDNSVRLPTGSNDELGRLAVNVNRLAASLQEHSDAQQQWLTDLAHELRTPLSVLQGELEALQEGVRHYDQSINQQLGGQVARMSKLVDELKELLLSDRAAMRYEFRPIDLCELLRDELDGLRSHFERIGIRIQLDVSPHAHMQGDADKLAQMIVNLGQNSLRYTDSPGVLDIRLHRTATGWRLLWQDSAPGVPEEALPHLFERFYRVDASRHRATGGTGLGLAIVANIVHAHDGTIHAGHSPLGGLCLTIDLPSLEA; encoded by the coding sequence TTGAGAACCAAACTGATGGTCTCGCTGGTCAGTTTTGGTTTGCTGATCGTCGCTACCATGTACTTCACCGTTCGGTGGGGCTTCGAGCAGGGTTTTACCGCCTTTATCGACCATAGCCAGCGCCAGATGGCCATTGGGCTGCAATATATGCTGCAGACCCGTTACGCCACGCCGGAGAAGTGGCGTCAAATCCTGGAGTCACCCCCCGCTTGGCGTAGCGCGATGGAGAGCATCGTGCCCAATATGCCCGAGCCCCCGCGCGGCAAGGAAAGGCCGCCCTCGGCGATGCCCAGCCAGCAAGCCGGCGGATCGCCGCCCCAGCTCCCCCACCGTCCACAAGTCCCCATCGTGTTGCTGGACGAACAGCAGCGGGTATTGATGGGACCGCGTTTTCCCATCGACAAGTTGGAGAAATTTCCCATCCGCGGCACCGACGGCCACTTGTACGGCTATCTCGGGCGCATGCCGGTACGCAGCGATGCCAAGTTCAATAGTGCGGACAATGTGTTTTTCAGCAGCTTGCAGCGGCTTTTGCTGGTGGGCTGCGGTGCTGCCGCCATGCTGGCGATCATTCTGTCCTGGCCGCTGTCCCGGCTGTTGCTGCGGCCGGTACAGCGGATAGACGAAGCCTTGGCGCGCCTGGCGGCACGCGACAACAGCGTACGCCTGCCTACCGGTTCAAATGACGAGCTCGGCCGGCTCGCCGTCAACGTCAACCGGCTTGCCGCGAGCTTGCAGGAGCATTCCGACGCCCAGCAACAGTGGCTGACCGACCTTGCCCATGAGCTGCGCACCCCGCTCAGTGTGCTGCAGGGCGAGTTGGAGGCCTTGCAGGAAGGGGTGCGCCATTACGACCAATCCATCAATCAACAGCTGGGCGGCCAGGTAGCACGTATGTCCAAGCTGGTGGACGAGTTGAAGGAGCTGCTGCTCAGCGACCGGGCGGCCATGCGCTATGAGTTCCGGCCCATCGACCTGTGCGAATTGCTGCGGGATGAGCTGGATGGTCTGCGCAGCCATTTCGAGCGCATCGGCATTCGCATCCAACTCGATGTCTCGCCCCATGCGCACATGCAGGGGGATGCCGACAAGCTCGCGCAAATGATCGTCAACCTGGGCCAGAATAGCCTGAGATATACCGACTCGCCGGGCGTGCTGGATATTCGCCTGCACCGTACCGCAACCGGTTGGCGGCTGCTTTGGCAAGACAGCGCGCCGGGTGTGCCGGAAGAGGCGCTGCCACATCTGTTCGAGCGCTTCTACCGCGTCGATGCCAGCCGCCACCGCGCGACCGGTGGCACCGGCCTGGGCCTGGCCATCGTGGCGAATATCGTCCACGCCCATGACGGC
- a CDS encoding Vps62-related protein, with translation MSNTMPIPTRLSAAVLALGLLGGALPAAAVSVNPGLNDTQLANALAPVMQFAGGETRFPISIESFYQHSVLKDKFGNILKSYPKTVTEMTTVTGTNLGNKDDYYLDIDASADGANYDGNAPIYAHVVKYSKNGVNYREAQFAALYGYNDCEMFRSHSKKFVWDKMSKYNFAWCNFGRHPGDWEHMSVRINAATGEVTDVYMNAHGKQQRLAPKDVTWVNNRPKVYVAQNSHGTHPGTEFYSSSTIIDSDWSWASSGFATPAGLYSLKVGDLTDNNGKTWDTSGKVRMLATADGSSPTNPITEFPGRWGRINVDNTNVQSPRGNVPHVKDGDMVGLATFIFKASPLLNDYKTGTGPSGPWQTGWWDGEDN, from the coding sequence ATGTCCAATACGATGCCTATCCCCACCAGACTCTCCGCAGCCGTGCTGGCGCTTGGCCTGCTGGGCGGCGCGCTGCCGGCCGCGGCGGTCAGCGTGAATCCCGGCCTGAACGATACGCAACTGGCCAATGCGCTTGCGCCGGTCATGCAGTTCGCCGGGGGTGAAACGCGCTTTCCGATTTCTATCGAATCGTTTTATCAACACTCGGTGCTGAAGGATAAATTCGGCAACATCCTGAAGTCCTATCCGAAAACCGTTACCGAAATGACCACGGTTACCGGCACGAACCTCGGCAACAAAGACGATTACTACCTGGATATCGACGCCAGCGCCGATGGCGCCAACTATGACGGCAATGCGCCCATCTATGCCCACGTGGTGAAATACAGCAAGAATGGCGTGAACTACCGCGAAGCGCAATTTGCGGCACTCTACGGCTACAACGACTGCGAAATGTTCCGCTCCCACTCCAAGAAATTTGTGTGGGACAAAATGAGCAAGTACAACTTTGCGTGGTGCAATTTCGGTCGCCACCCCGGCGATTGGGAACATATGAGCGTGCGCATCAATGCCGCTACCGGCGAAGTCACCGACGTCTATATGAACGCCCATGGCAAGCAGCAACGGCTGGCGCCCAAGGATGTCACCTGGGTAAACAATCGCCCCAAGGTCTATGTCGCGCAGAATTCCCACGGCACCCACCCCGGTACCGAGTTCTATTCCTCGTCGACCATCATCGATAGCGATTGGAGCTGGGCATCGTCCGGTTTCGCCACGCCGGCAGGGCTGTATAGCCTGAAGGTCGGCGACCTGACCGACAATAACGGCAAGACCTGGGATACTTCGGGCAAGGTTCGCATGCTGGCCACCGCGGACGGCAGCTCTCCCACGAACCCCATTACCGAGTTCCCCGGCCGCTGGGGCAGGATCAATGTGGACAATACCAACGTACAGAGCCCACGTGGCAATGTCCCGCACGTAAAAGACGGCGATATGGTGGGCTTGGCGACCTTTATCTTCAAGGCGTCGCCGTTGTTGAACGATTACAAGACCGGTACCGGCCCATCGGGCCCCTGGCAGACCGGCTGGTGGGATGGTGAAGACAACTGA
- the yjjJ gene encoding type II toxin-antitoxin system HipA family toxin YjjJ, with product MPAHPLIAAHLLHLLRNGVQTAPALCNALAISQPTLSRLLQRLKDEGSVLPSGHARASRYHATRQPARLACPLPVMRIDEAGAAVPAGCLYPLVNKQWLFAAANGDTVVTDGLPFFIRDMRPQGLMDRAFPRNFPELDLPDRLSDWDDDQTLLALSMRGEDVIGDLIIGDVAVGRYLQESAHAIQVADCPAMYPKLAEAVISNGSPGSSAAGAQPKFSALLQDGLRHRWVWVKFSPKRNTQAGERWADLLVAEHLALRTLNTYCNGLAANSRILQADGRVFLEVDRFDRVGARGRRALYSAHALMMHYLGSAPSWTALADALSQARLISGGDRELVALLDVFGGLIANTDRHMGILSFHGTVNHASLANCRFQAAPIYDMLPMAYAPFNGELRDYRFDPPPATMRTSACWDAARDLALRLWGEVEQRGLISQGFRRIAADNAKKLRGLRAVS from the coding sequence ATGCCTGCTCATCCACTGATCGCCGCGCACTTGCTCCACCTCCTGCGCAACGGCGTGCAAACCGCGCCTGCGCTGTGCAATGCGCTTGCAATTAGCCAACCCACGCTTTCCCGTTTGCTGCAGCGCTTGAAGGATGAAGGCAGCGTGCTCCCCAGTGGTCACGCCCGAGCCAGTCGTTACCACGCTACGCGCCAGCCGGCGCGGCTTGCGTGTCCTTTGCCGGTCATGCGCATCGACGAGGCCGGTGCTGCCGTGCCGGCGGGGTGCCTTTACCCTTTGGTAAATAAGCAATGGTTGTTCGCCGCCGCGAATGGCGATACCGTCGTTACCGATGGCTTGCCGTTCTTTATCCGGGACATGCGCCCACAGGGCTTGATGGACCGTGCGTTTCCACGAAATTTTCCTGAACTGGACCTGCCGGATAGGCTGTCGGACTGGGACGACGACCAGACGCTGCTTGCCTTGTCCATGCGCGGCGAGGACGTCATTGGCGACCTGATTATCGGCGACGTAGCCGTGGGCCGATACCTGCAGGAGTCGGCCCACGCCATTCAGGTAGCGGACTGTCCGGCGATGTACCCGAAGTTGGCCGAGGCGGTCATAAGTAATGGCTCGCCTGGCTCAAGCGCTGCTGGCGCACAACCGAAATTCTCCGCCCTACTTCAGGATGGGCTCCGCCATCGCTGGGTGTGGGTGAAATTTTCACCCAAGCGTAACACCCAAGCCGGAGAGCGTTGGGCGGATCTGTTGGTGGCGGAGCATCTGGCGCTGCGGACCTTGAATACATACTGCAATGGCCTGGCTGCGAACAGCCGTATCCTGCAAGCCGATGGCCGGGTATTTTTGGAAGTGGATCGATTCGACCGCGTCGGCGCGCGCGGTCGCCGGGCATTATATTCGGCGCATGCCCTGATGATGCATTATCTCGGTTCCGCGCCAAGCTGGACCGCGCTTGCGGACGCATTGAGCCAGGCACGGCTGATCAGCGGTGGGGACAGGGAGCTGGTGGCATTGCTCGACGTGTTCGGCGGCTTGATCGCCAACACGGACCGCCATATGGGCATTCTTTCCTTCCACGGCACGGTGAACCACGCCAGCCTGGCGAATTGTCGTTTCCAGGCTGCGCCGATCTACGACATGCTCCCCATGGCCTATGCACCGTTCAATGGCGAGTTGCGCGATTACCGCTTCGATCCGCCTCCCGCCACGATGCGCACCAGCGCATGCTGGGATGCGGCCCGCGATCTTGCCTTGCGGCTTTGGGGGGAAGTCGAGCAGCGTGGTCTGATCAGCCAAGGCTTTCGGCGGATCGCAGCCGACAATGCCAAAAAATTGCGTGGTTTGCGCGCGGTGAGCTAG